Within Pseudomonas alloputida, the genomic segment ACGATGCCCAAGGGCTTTCCTGCAACCAGGGCGACAGCGACGGCGATCATGACCCACTGGGGGCCTTCTGCGGACAGGTCGACGCCCGAAAGGCTGACCCCGGCGTTGGCCAAGGCAAACACCGGCATGATGCCGAAGGCTACCCAGGGGTGCAGGGTGCCTTGCATGCGCACTACCGGCGGCAGCAGTTCGCGCTGGGCCAGGCGCAGTCGTTTCAACGGGTCCATGAGGTCGCTGGCATCTTGCTCAGGCGCTTTGGCGCGCCCCAGCAATTCGCCGGTGAAGCGGGTAATGGCGTCCAGTGGGCGCTCACGCATCGGCATTGCGGTGACAGGTGTCATCAGGCCCAGCACGACGCCTGCGAGGGTCGGGTGGGCGCCGGTCAACAAGATGCCCAGCCAGACGATCGCACCGGGAATGACATAGGCGTAGGCTGAACCCACTCCGATCTTCTGAAGCCCGATCACCATTAGCAGGCCGATCACTGCAACGCCGAAGCCGGTGTAATCAAGGCCGCCTGAGTAGAAGAACGCGATGATCAGGACTGCGATGATGTCATCGATGATTGCCAGGGCGAGGAGGAATACACGTACGTTGGACGGGATCGACTTGCCGAGCAGGGCCAATACGCCCACCGCAAAGGCGATATCCGTCGCCGTTGGCACGGCCCAACCTTGTTGGTCTGCTGGCGCGTGACCAAAACTCAGGTAGAGGAGTGCGGGTACCGCTACGCCGCCGACAGCGGCTGCCATGGGAAGCGTGGCTTGACGCAGGCTGGACAGTGCACCTTCGTGGATCTCGCGGCGGATCTCCATGCCCACGACCAGGAAAAAGATGGTCATCAGGCCATCATTGATCCAGAAATGCAGGGACTGCGAATAGACATGCGAGCCCACGCCGAACGTCAACGGGGTATGCCAAAGGGCTTCATAACTGTCGGCAGCCGGGGAATTCGCCCAGATCAGGGCAGCGACTGCGGCAATCAACAGAACGATGCCGCTGACCGCTTCAATGTGCAAAAAGCGTTCAAGGTTGGCGAAGGCGCGCTCGGCCAGTTTCTGGGCGCGAGGTAATTCTTGTTTATGCATAGGCACAGGTGCTCCCGCATGGCGGCCCGACCTGCGCTGTTCTTTAACCTGCCTCACTGCACCGTGCAGCTGGCACCCGTGCGGTAGTCTACCGAATAACCACTCGCAGATGAACAAAAAGCGCCAAACCATTCACTCCAATGAGGCGTCGGTTTGAGATTTTTTCCTGCAGACGTTAGGGTTTGTGGTTGTTTTCGAGCACACGGAGCTTGGCAAACGAGAGTTTATCCAGCTGCTAGCCTTGGTAAATGTCGTCGTGCCCAGGCACGCTGTGCTCATCGCCTTGCAAGGAGAACTGCCGCTATGACTGCAGCCCCCAAACCCAGGAGCACCCTCAATCCACCTGTCTTCTACACCAGTGCGATACTTGTTTTTCTGCTGGTCTTGTACGCCACGGCATTTCAGGAGCACGCCCAAACGCTGTTCGAGCAAGTCCAGCGATGGATCATCACCAATGCCAGCTGGTTCTATATTCTTGTTGTAGCGTTGGTGTTGATCAGCGTGGTGTTTCTGGCCGTCAGCCGCTATGGCGACATCAAGCTAGGCCCTGACCACAGTGAGCCGGATTACCGAAAGAGCAGTTGGTTCGCCATGCTGTTCTCGGCAGGAATGGGGATTGGCCTCATGTTCTTCGGCGTGGCCGAACCGGTCATGCATTTCTCCACGCCGCCCGTGGGCGATCCCGGCACCGTTGCCGCGGCGCGCGAAGCCATGAAAATCACCTTTTTCCACTGGGGCCTGCATGCCTGGGCGATCTATGCCATCGTCGCGCTGATCCTGGCCTACTTCAGCTTCCGCAATGGCCTTCCGTTAACCTTGCGTTCGGCACTCTATCCGCTGATCGGTGAGCGAATCTATGGCCCTATAGGGCATGCCGTGGATGTCTTCGCCATCCTCGGCACGGTGTTTGGTGTGGCCACCTCGCTGGGTTATGGGGTATTGCAGATCAACAGCGGATTTCATCATGTGTTCGGTTTGCCGGTAAACACCACCGTGCAAGTCATCCTCATCACCGCCACCTGCGCATTGGCGACGCTTTCGGTGGCTAGCGGCCTGGATAAAGGTATTCGCATCCTGTCCGAACTCAACCTGAGCCTGGCGGTGATCCTGATGCTGTTCGTGCTGCTGCTTGGGCCTACGGTGTTCCTGCTGCAGACCTATGTACAGAATACCGGCGCCTACCTTTCGGACATCGTCAATAAAACCTTCAATCTCTACGCTTACGAGCCCACCGACTGGATCGGCGGCTGGACCTTGCTGTACTGGGGCTGGTGGTTGTCCTGGTCGCCCTTCGTGGGTTTGTTCATCGCACGTATTTCGCGAGGGCGGACCATCCGCGAATTCGTCTGCGGCGTACTGTTCGTGCCTGCGGGTTTCACCTTGCTGTGGATGACGGTGTTCGGCGACTCGGCAATCCATATGATCCTCAACGATGGCGTGAAGGATCTGGCTGCTGTGGTCAGTGAAGACAGTTCCCTCGCGTTGTTTGCTTTCCTGGAGCATTTTCCGTTCTCCAGCATCATTTCGCTGGTCGCGGTGCTGATGGTGGTCGTGTTCTTTGTGACCTCGGCGGACTCTGGTGCGCTGGTCGTGGATATGCTCGCCTCCTCCGGACAAGGTCACTCACCCCTGTGGCAACGGATCTTCTGGTCAGTCTGCATAGGCGCAGTCGCGATCGCGTTGCTGCTGGCGAACGGCCTCAAGGCGCTGCAGACCGCGACCATTGCGAGCGCTTTGCCGTTCGCGGTCATCCTGCTGGTTGCGATTTGG encodes:
- a CDS encoding BCCT family transporter, which gives rise to MTAAPKPRSTLNPPVFYTSAILVFLLVLYATAFQEHAQTLFEQVQRWIITNASWFYILVVALVLISVVFLAVSRYGDIKLGPDHSEPDYRKSSWFAMLFSAGMGIGLMFFGVAEPVMHFSTPPVGDPGTVAAAREAMKITFFHWGLHAWAIYAIVALILAYFSFRNGLPLTLRSALYPLIGERIYGPIGHAVDVFAILGTVFGVATSLGYGVLQINSGFHHVFGLPVNTTVQVILITATCALATLSVASGLDKGIRILSELNLSLAVILMLFVLLLGPTVFLLQTYVQNTGAYLSDIVNKTFNLYAYEPTDWIGGWTLLYWGWWLSWSPFVGLFIARISRGRTIREFVCGVLFVPAGFTLLWMTVFGDSAIHMILNDGVKDLAAVVSEDSSLALFAFLEHFPFSSIISLVAVLMVVVFFVTSADSGALVVDMLASSGQGHSPLWQRIFWSVCIGAVAIALLLANGLKALQTATIASALPFAVILLVAIWGLFKALSLDATRRGLRNQALPGPRHTRHPHGGWQRRLRNIALMPRRVHVTRFIAEVVRPACEEVAQELRKQGYEVSVNERDDGRVSLELSHAGEGRFLYEVRPRAFNTPSFVMRDTEDGADSRKYFRAEVHLREGGQDYDIMGWSRDDVIGDILDQYERHLHYLHVVG
- the nhaA gene encoding Na+/H+ antiporter NhaA, translated to MHKQELPRAQKLAERAFANLERFLHIEAVSGIVLLIAAVAALIWANSPAADSYEALWHTPLTFGVGSHVYSQSLHFWINDGLMTIFFLVVGMEIRREIHEGALSSLRQATLPMAAAVGGVAVPALLYLSFGHAPADQQGWAVPTATDIAFAVGVLALLGKSIPSNVRVFLLALAIIDDIIAVLIIAFFYSGGLDYTGFGVAVIGLLMVIGLQKIGVGSAYAYVIPGAIVWLGILLTGAHPTLAGVVLGLMTPVTAMPMRERPLDAITRFTGELLGRAKAPEQDASDLMDPLKRLRLAQRELLPPVVRMQGTLHPWVAFGIMPVFALANAGVSLSGVDLSAEGPQWVMIAVAVALVAGKPLGIVSVSWLMVRLGWCVLPAEVNWRSIMLVGLLAGIGFTMSIFIANLAFVDPGSLGAAKLGVLSASLIAAVLGLTWGVWSMRSAASATKAGSPT